A genome region from Camelina sativa cultivar DH55 chromosome 10, Cs, whole genome shotgun sequence includes the following:
- the LOC104717618 gene encoding arginine--tRNA ligase, chloroplastic/mitochondrial isoform X1 codes for MAISLTLFPVTATPPPSSLFSFNRYSRSHHHHFSYFSSSSQTGKLRATAWRFAFATRAKSLATMAAVNEECTGNLKRQLAKLFDVSLKLTVPGEPSVEPLVAASAPGKFEDYQCNNAMGLWSIIKGKGTQFKGPPAVGQALVKSLPTSEMVESCSVAGPGFINVVLSPKWMAKSIENMLIDGVDTWAPSLPVKRAVVDFSSPNIAKEMHVGHLRSTIIGDTIARMLEFSKVEVLRRNHVGDWGTQFGMLIEYLFEKFPDTDSVTETAIGDLQVFYKASKHKFDLDEEFKEKAQQAVVRLQGGDPLYRKAWAKICDISRTEFAMVYQRLRVELEEKGESFYNPYISKVIEELNTKGLVEESEGARVIFLEGFNIPLMVVKSDGGFNYASTDLTALWYRLNEEKAEWIIYVTDVGQQQHFNMFFKAARKAGWLPENDETYPRVNHVGFGLVLGEDGKRFRTRATDVVRLVDLLDEAKTRSKIALVEHGKDKEWTPEELDQTAEAIGYGAVKYADLKNNRLTNYTFSFDQMLNDKGNTAVYLLYAHARICSIIRKSGKDIDELKKTGNLALDHPDERALGLHLLRFAETVEEACTNLLPSVLCEYLYYLSDYYTRFYSNCQVNGSPEETSRLLLCEATAIVMRKCFHLLGITPVYKI; via the exons aTGGCAATAAGTCTAACCCTTTTTCCGGTTACAGCAACGCCACCGccgtcttctctcttctccttcaatcGTTATTCTCGTTCCCATCATCATCACTTCTCTTatttctcttcgtcttctcagACTG GGAAATTGAGAGCAACGGCTTGGAGATTTGCTTTCGCAACCAGAGCTAAGTCCTTGGCAACCATGGCAGCTGTA AATGAAGAATGTACGGGGAATCTAAAACGCCAACTCGCAAAGCTATTTGATGTGTCTCTCAAATTAACAGTTCCTGGTGAACCTAGTGTTGAACCTTTGGTTGCTGCCTCCGCTCCTGGAAAATTTGAAGATTACCAAtg CAACAATGCAATGGGTCTATGGTCCATAATTAAAGGAAAGGGTACTCAGTTCAAGGGTCCTCCAGCTGTTGGACAG GCCCTTGTTAAGAGTCTCCCTACTTCTGAGATGGTGGAATCATGCTCTGTAGCTGGACCTGGATTTATTAATGTTGTACTATCACCTAAGTGGATGGCTAAG AGTATTGAAAATATGCTTATCGATGGAGTTGACACATGGGCACCTTCTCTTCCGGTTAAGAGAGCTGTAGTTGATTTTTCCTCTCCCAACATTGCGAAAGAAATGCATGTTGGTCACCTGAGATCAACCATCATCGGTGACACGATAGCTCGCATGCTCGAGTTCTCGAAGGTTGAAGTTCTACGCAGAAACCATGTTGGTGACTGGGGAACACAG TTTGGCATGCTAATTGAGTACCTCTTTGAGAAATTTCCTGATACAGATAGTGTGACCGAGACAGCAATTGGAGATCTTCAG GTGTTCTACAAGGCATCAAAGCACAAATTTGATCTGGATGAGGAATTTAAGGAAAAAGCACAACAGGCTGTGGTTCGTCTACAG GGTGGAGATCCTTTATACCGTAAGGCTTGGGCTAAGATATGTGACATCAGCCGAACTGAGTTTGCCATGGTTTATCAACGCCTTCGAGTTGAGCTTGAAGAAAAG GGAGAAAGCTTTTACAACCCTTATATTTCTAAAGTAATTGAAGAATTGAATACCAAGGGGTTGGTTGAAGAAAGCGAAGGTGCTCGTGTGATTTTCCTCGAAGGCTTTAACATCCCACTCATGGTTGTTAAGAGTGATGGTGGTTTTAACTATGCCTCTACAGATCTGACTGCTCTTTG GTACCGGCTCAATGAAGAGAAAGCTGAGTGGATTATATATGTGACCGATGTTGGCCAGCAGCAGCACTTTAATATGTTCTTCAAA GCTGCCAGAAAAGCAGGTTGGCttccagaaaatgatgaaacttacCCTAGAGTTAACCATGTTGGTTTTGGTCTCGTCCTTGGGGAAGATGGCAAGCGATTTAGAACTCGGGCAACAGATGTAGTCCGCCTAGTTGATTTGCTAGATGAGGCTAAGACTCGCAGTAAAATTGCCCTTGTTGAGCACG GTAAGGACAAAGAATGGACACCCGAGGAACTGGACCAAACAGCTGAGGCAATTGGCTATGGTGCGGTGAA gtaCGCTGACCTGAAGAACAACAGATTGACAAATTATACTTTCAGCTTCGATCAAATGCTTAATGACAAG GGAAATACAGCCGTTTACCTTCTTTACGCCCATGCTCGGATCTGTTCAATCATCAGAAAGTCTGGCAAAGATATAGATGAGCTGAAAAAG ACAGGAAATCTAGCATTGGATCATCCAGATGAGCGAGCACTGGGGCTTCATTTGCTTCGATTTGCTGAG ACCGTTGAGGAAGCTTGCACCAACTTGTTACCGAGCGTACTGTGCGAGTACCTCTACTATTTATCTGACTACTACACCAGATTCTACTCCAATTGTCAG GTAAATGGTTCACCAGAGGAGACGAGCCGTCTATTACTTTGTGAAGCAACGGCTATAGTCATGCGGAAATGCTTCCACCTTCTTGGAATCACCCCTGTTTACAAGATTTGA
- the LOC104717618 gene encoding arginine--tRNA ligase, chloroplastic/mitochondrial isoform X2 codes for MAAVNEECTGNLKRQLAKLFDVSLKLTVPGEPSVEPLVAASAPGKFEDYQCNNAMGLWSIIKGKGTQFKGPPAVGQALVKSLPTSEMVESCSVAGPGFINVVLSPKWMAKSIENMLIDGVDTWAPSLPVKRAVVDFSSPNIAKEMHVGHLRSTIIGDTIARMLEFSKVEVLRRNHVGDWGTQFGMLIEYLFEKFPDTDSVTETAIGDLQVFYKASKHKFDLDEEFKEKAQQAVVRLQGGDPLYRKAWAKICDISRTEFAMVYQRLRVELEEKGESFYNPYISKVIEELNTKGLVEESEGARVIFLEGFNIPLMVVKSDGGFNYASTDLTALWYRLNEEKAEWIIYVTDVGQQQHFNMFFKAARKAGWLPENDETYPRVNHVGFGLVLGEDGKRFRTRATDVVRLVDLLDEAKTRSKIALVEHGKDKEWTPEELDQTAEAIGYGAVKYADLKNNRLTNYTFSFDQMLNDKGNTAVYLLYAHARICSIIRKSGKDIDELKKTGNLALDHPDERALGLHLLRFAETVEEACTNLLPSVLCEYLYYLSDYYTRFYSNCQVNGSPEETSRLLLCEATAIVMRKCFHLLGITPVYKI; via the exons ATGGCAGCTGTA AATGAAGAATGTACGGGGAATCTAAAACGCCAACTCGCAAAGCTATTTGATGTGTCTCTCAAATTAACAGTTCCTGGTGAACCTAGTGTTGAACCTTTGGTTGCTGCCTCCGCTCCTGGAAAATTTGAAGATTACCAAtg CAACAATGCAATGGGTCTATGGTCCATAATTAAAGGAAAGGGTACTCAGTTCAAGGGTCCTCCAGCTGTTGGACAG GCCCTTGTTAAGAGTCTCCCTACTTCTGAGATGGTGGAATCATGCTCTGTAGCTGGACCTGGATTTATTAATGTTGTACTATCACCTAAGTGGATGGCTAAG AGTATTGAAAATATGCTTATCGATGGAGTTGACACATGGGCACCTTCTCTTCCGGTTAAGAGAGCTGTAGTTGATTTTTCCTCTCCCAACATTGCGAAAGAAATGCATGTTGGTCACCTGAGATCAACCATCATCGGTGACACGATAGCTCGCATGCTCGAGTTCTCGAAGGTTGAAGTTCTACGCAGAAACCATGTTGGTGACTGGGGAACACAG TTTGGCATGCTAATTGAGTACCTCTTTGAGAAATTTCCTGATACAGATAGTGTGACCGAGACAGCAATTGGAGATCTTCAG GTGTTCTACAAGGCATCAAAGCACAAATTTGATCTGGATGAGGAATTTAAGGAAAAAGCACAACAGGCTGTGGTTCGTCTACAG GGTGGAGATCCTTTATACCGTAAGGCTTGGGCTAAGATATGTGACATCAGCCGAACTGAGTTTGCCATGGTTTATCAACGCCTTCGAGTTGAGCTTGAAGAAAAG GGAGAAAGCTTTTACAACCCTTATATTTCTAAAGTAATTGAAGAATTGAATACCAAGGGGTTGGTTGAAGAAAGCGAAGGTGCTCGTGTGATTTTCCTCGAAGGCTTTAACATCCCACTCATGGTTGTTAAGAGTGATGGTGGTTTTAACTATGCCTCTACAGATCTGACTGCTCTTTG GTACCGGCTCAATGAAGAGAAAGCTGAGTGGATTATATATGTGACCGATGTTGGCCAGCAGCAGCACTTTAATATGTTCTTCAAA GCTGCCAGAAAAGCAGGTTGGCttccagaaaatgatgaaacttacCCTAGAGTTAACCATGTTGGTTTTGGTCTCGTCCTTGGGGAAGATGGCAAGCGATTTAGAACTCGGGCAACAGATGTAGTCCGCCTAGTTGATTTGCTAGATGAGGCTAAGACTCGCAGTAAAATTGCCCTTGTTGAGCACG GTAAGGACAAAGAATGGACACCCGAGGAACTGGACCAAACAGCTGAGGCAATTGGCTATGGTGCGGTGAA gtaCGCTGACCTGAAGAACAACAGATTGACAAATTATACTTTCAGCTTCGATCAAATGCTTAATGACAAG GGAAATACAGCCGTTTACCTTCTTTACGCCCATGCTCGGATCTGTTCAATCATCAGAAAGTCTGGCAAAGATATAGATGAGCTGAAAAAG ACAGGAAATCTAGCATTGGATCATCCAGATGAGCGAGCACTGGGGCTTCATTTGCTTCGATTTGCTGAG ACCGTTGAGGAAGCTTGCACCAACTTGTTACCGAGCGTACTGTGCGAGTACCTCTACTATTTATCTGACTACTACACCAGATTCTACTCCAATTGTCAG GTAAATGGTTCACCAGAGGAGACGAGCCGTCTATTACTTTGTGAAGCAACGGCTATAGTCATGCGGAAATGCTTCCACCTTCTTGGAATCACCCCTGTTTACAAGATTTGA